The following proteins are co-located in the Flammeovirga kamogawensis genome:
- a CDS encoding YceI family protein has protein sequence MKNILNNVICVALMAIAASCGTPSNKSEKSSSTKTEAKETHAHHHYSYDPAATVVSFTAFKTTDKVGVNGKFEKFDVKTQATEVENAIDILNGLSFSIPVNSVETNDKGRNGKIVKYFFGTLANTADITGVVKSVNAGKALVAITMNGITKDVELTAKADKNIVVLKGAIDVVNWNGMDAINALNKICYDLHKGADGKSKLWSDVDLFIKAKLATK, from the coding sequence ATGAAAAACATCTTAAATAATGTCATCTGCGTAGCATTAATGGCTATTGCTGCATCTTGCGGAACACCTTCTAATAAATCAGAGAAGTCTTCTTCAACAAAAACAGAGGCGAAAGAAACGCATGCTCATCATCATTATTCTTATGATCCTGCAGCAACAGTGGTTTCTTTTACAGCTTTCAAAACTACAGATAAAGTTGGCGTTAACGGAAAATTTGAGAAATTTGACGTAAAAACACAAGCTACTGAAGTTGAAAATGCGATTGATATTCTTAATGGCTTATCTTTCTCTATTCCAGTTAACTCTGTAGAGACTAATGATAAAGGTAGAAACGGTAAAATTGTAAAATATTTCTTCGGTACATTAGCAAATACTGCTGATATTACTGGTGTTGTAAAAAGCGTAAATGCAGGAAAAGCACTTGTAGCTATTACAATGAATGGCATTACAAAAGATGTTGAATTAACTGCTAAAGCTGATAAGAATATTGTAGTACTTAAAGGTGCAATTGATGTTGTAAACTGGAACGGTATGGATGCAATCAATGCACTAAATAAAATTTGCTATGATTTACATAAAGGTGCTGATGGCAAAAGTAAATTATGGTCTGATGTAGATTTATTTATTAAAGCTAAATTAGCAACAAAATAA
- a CDS encoding DUF4184 family protein — protein MPITIAHPSAILPLIRYHHILSISAMVIGSMIPDFEHFFIMEPSEKVGHSLVGILIFDLPIGILVYYITKYLFKPILNKVSPIRFKIEFRGNKYPFWAVLVSLLIGIGSHFLLDAITGEEGYFVKDLPFLFKDIQLTKNIEMNVHLFIWLFISVFGFAHLIWLGLVYFDLSATVKSFKDLSSWPLFMLELLTVVGVIVTVRNLLTERPYILWDWGILIGGALFYALVIVCLRWKFMRKEH, from the coding sequence ATGCCAATAACTATTGCTCATCCAAGTGCCATACTTCCTTTAATTCGCTACCATCATATCTTATCAATATCTGCGATGGTAATAGGAAGTATGATTCCTGATTTTGAGCATTTTTTTATTATGGAGCCAAGTGAAAAGGTTGGTCATTCATTAGTAGGGATACTCATTTTTGATCTTCCAATAGGCATTTTGGTGTACTACATTACAAAATATCTTTTTAAACCAATTTTGAATAAGGTTTCACCTATTCGCTTTAAAATAGAATTTCGTGGAAATAAGTATCCTTTTTGGGCTGTTTTAGTATCGTTATTAATAGGTATAGGATCACATTTTTTATTAGATGCAATAACTGGTGAAGAAGGCTATTTTGTGAAAGATTTACCTTTTCTTTTCAAGGATATTCAATTAACAAAAAATATAGAAATGAATGTGCATTTATTTATTTGGTTATTTATTTCTGTTTTTGGTTTTGCACATTTAATCTGGCTTGGTTTAGTGTATTTTGATTTGTCGGCAACAGTCAAATCATTTAAAGATTTATCTTCATGGCCATTATTTATGTTGGAATTACTAACTGTTGTTGGGGTAATTGTTACTGTTCGAAATCTATTGACTGAACGACCATATATTTTATGGGATTGGGGTATATTGATAGGAGGTGCATTATTTTATGCTTTAGTGATTGTTTGTTTACGTTGGAAATTTATGAGAAAAGAGCATTAA
- the miaA gene encoding tRNA (adenosine(37)-N6)-dimethylallyltransferase MiaA: MSQEKSLNTPLLVITGPTASGKTGLATQLSAKINGEIISADSRQVFKRMDIGTGKDLFDYEVDGKKIPYHLIDICNPGDDFNLYLFQKKYAEAVDEIIEKEAVPVLCGGTGLYIEAVTLKGYDEVWIPRNESLREELYSLELNQLLDFYKHLAPNKLEQLEGISHRERSLIRAIEIEHFLKFKPQTDYHPINFKELPTYNFALSIDKETRWNKIEKRLDERLKEGMIEEVEGLLKDIDDKKLRSYGLEYRHITEYLLGECSYEEMRTVLLKSIQQFSKRQMTWFRRMEKKTTLHWVPVEWEMNKKMDFVLEKVQELNF, from the coding sequence ATGTCACAAGAAAAATCTTTAAATACTCCATTACTTGTTATCACAGGACCAACAGCTAGTGGTAAAACTGGATTAGCAACTCAATTATCTGCAAAAATCAATGGAGAGATTATAAGTGCCGATTCCCGTCAGGTTTTTAAAAGAATGGACATTGGTACAGGTAAAGATTTGTTTGATTATGAGGTAGATGGAAAAAAAATTCCATATCATTTAATAGATATCTGTAACCCTGGAGATGATTTTAATTTGTACCTTTTTCAGAAGAAATATGCAGAAGCAGTAGATGAAATTATAGAAAAAGAGGCCGTTCCTGTTTTATGCGGAGGAACTGGTTTATATATTGAAGCTGTTACTTTAAAAGGGTATGATGAAGTTTGGATTCCTAGAAATGAATCGCTAAGAGAAGAATTGTATTCTTTAGAGTTAAATCAGTTACTTGATTTTTATAAGCATTTAGCTCCAAATAAATTGGAGCAATTGGAGGGGATATCACATAGGGAACGCTCTTTAATTAGAGCAATTGAGATTGAACACTTCTTGAAATTTAAACCTCAGACGGATTATCATCCTATTAATTTTAAAGAATTACCTACATATAATTTTGCCTTATCTATTGATAAAGAAACACGATGGAATAAGATTGAAAAGCGTTTAGATGAACGACTTAAAGAGGGAATGATTGAAGAAGTAGAAGGACTCTTAAAAGATATTGATGATAAGAAATTAAGAAGTTATGGACTTGAATACCGTCATATTACCGAGTATTTATTAGGTGAATGTTCTTATGAAGAAATGCGTACTGTATTATTAAAATCTATTCAGCAATTTTCTAAGCGTCAGATGACATGGTTTAGAAGAATGGAGAAAAAAACAACATTACATTGGGTTCCAGTTGAATGGGAGATGAATAAAAAGATGGATTTTGTTTTAGAAAAAGTGCAAGAACTTAACTTCTAG
- a CDS encoding DUF4184 family protein, with translation MPITFSHPGIIFPFKHYFPKLSLLALIIGSVIPDVEHFIQLSVAAKIAHTWWGMFVFNLPMGVLYYYLAKVIVLPVLLNVSPIKFRNDVLRTYNFKVICFSILIGSFSHLFLDGFTSKGGFFVKLFPVLREQVQFFSETRPDYLYITLWYVFSWLGSLIVVILFLKQVDLSKTIDAFTHKKWHLLYFIEALFFAECIVIAKGSFFAFPDQFMHWSILIVGACMFACIITSLHWKYLILTDTRH, from the coding sequence ATGCCAATAACATTTTCACATCCAGGAATAATTTTTCCTTTTAAACACTATTTTCCAAAACTATCATTACTAGCTCTAATAATTGGTAGTGTAATTCCTGATGTTGAACATTTTATTCAACTTAGTGTCGCGGCAAAAATAGCACATACATGGTGGGGAATGTTTGTTTTTAACTTACCTATGGGAGTGCTTTATTATTATCTCGCTAAAGTTATTGTTCTTCCTGTTTTATTAAATGTATCGCCTATAAAATTTAGAAATGATGTACTCAGAACTTACAATTTTAAAGTCATCTGTTTTTCAATTCTAATAGGCTCATTTTCTCATCTATTTTTAGATGGGTTTACTAGTAAAGGAGGCTTTTTTGTTAAGCTATTTCCGGTATTACGAGAACAGGTTCAATTCTTTTCAGAAACAAGACCAGATTATTTATACATAACTTTATGGTATGTTTTTTCTTGGTTAGGGAGCCTCATTGTTGTCATTTTATTCTTAAAGCAAGTAGATTTATCAAAAACAATAGACGCATTTACCCATAAGAAATGGCATCTTTTATACTTTATTGAAGCACTATTTTTTGCAGAATGTATTGTGATAGCTAAAGGTTCTTTTTTTGCCTTTCCAGATCAATTTATGCATTGGTCAATATTAATTGTTGGTGCCTGTATGTTTGCTTGTATAATCACATCATTACATTGGAAATATCTTATTTTGACAGATACTAGACACTAA